A genome region from Gemmatimonadota bacterium includes the following:
- the pruA gene encoding L-glutamate gamma-semialdehyde dehydrogenase — protein MANARFNPPQPYNEPVLDYTPGSAERAAVKARLHELKSAPVEIPLIIGGREVKTGRTAPLRAPHDHALDLGVYHRAGEAEVRLAIDAALEARKAWADMPWEHRASVLMKAADLLAGSWRQTVNAATMLGQSKTVFQAEIDSACELIDFWRFNVSYLAQLMSDQPASSKGVWNRLEYRALEGFVFAVTPFNFTAIGGNLPTAPALTGCTVLWKPASTAVYSAYYVMRLLQEAGLPPGVINFIPGSGSEVGDPVLNSPDLAGIHFTGSTDTFQRMYRTVAGNLDRMKHYPRIVGETGGKDFIFVHASADVDALVAAAVRGAFEYQGQKCSAASRMYVPRSLWPDFRERFVAAVEQIRMGDPEDFTNFMAAVIDEASFENIADHIEYARSAEDAEIITGGGCDREHGWFVEPTTIVTTNPRFKTMEEEIFGPVLTIYVYEDDRLEETLALCDSTSPYALTGSVFARDRQAIVRISDALRNAAGNFYVNDKPTGAVVGQQPFGGARASGTNDKAGSPMNLLRWMSARTIKETMVPPADWRYPFMDEA, from the coding sequence ATGGCCAACGCACGCTTCAACCCGCCCCAGCCCTATAATGAACCGGTCCTGGACTACACCCCGGGATCGGCCGAAAGAGCGGCCGTCAAGGCTCGACTCCACGAGCTGAAATCCGCGCCGGTCGAGATCCCGCTGATCATCGGCGGGCGGGAGGTAAAGACGGGCCGCACCGCACCGCTGCGCGCACCTCACGACCACGCGCTGGATCTCGGCGTGTACCACCGGGCCGGCGAGGCCGAGGTCCGCCTGGCGATCGACGCGGCCTTGGAAGCCCGTAAGGCCTGGGCGGACATGCCCTGGGAACACCGGGCGTCGGTACTGATGAAGGCGGCCGACCTGCTGGCCGGCTCCTGGCGCCAGACGGTCAACGCCGCGACGATGCTGGGCCAGTCCAAGACGGTTTTCCAGGCCGAGATCGACTCCGCCTGCGAACTGATCGACTTCTGGCGGTTCAACGTCAGCTACCTCGCACAGCTGATGAGTGACCAGCCGGCCTCCTCGAAAGGGGTGTGGAACCGTCTCGAGTACCGCGCCCTCGAGGGATTCGTCTTCGCCGTCACGCCCTTCAACTTCACCGCCATCGGCGGCAACCTGCCCACGGCGCCGGCCCTAACCGGCTGCACGGTCCTGTGGAAGCCGGCCTCCACGGCGGTCTACTCGGCATACTATGTCATGCGGCTGCTGCAGGAAGCAGGCCTGCCGCCCGGCGTAATCAATTTCATCCCGGGATCGGGGTCCGAGGTGGGCGATCCGGTGCTGAACAGCCCGGACCTGGCGGGGATCCATTTCACCGGCTCGACCGACACGTTCCAGCGGATGTACCGTACCGTGGCCGGCAACCTGGACCGCATGAAGCACTACCCCCGCATCGTGGGAGAAACGGGCGGAAAGGACTTCATCTTCGTCCACGCCTCGGCGGACGTCGATGCCCTCGTGGCGGCGGCGGTCCGCGGCGCCTTCGAATACCAGGGGCAGAAGTGTTCCGCGGCCTCCCGGATGTACGTGCCCCGCTCCCTGTGGCCGGACTTCAGGGAACGGTTCGTCGCGGCAGTCGAGCAAATCAGGATGGGCGACCCGGAGGATTTCACGAACTTCATGGCGGCCGTGATCGACGAGGCATCCTTCGAGAACATCGCTGATCACATCGAATACGCCCGGTCGGCGGAGGACGCCGAGATCATCACCGGCGGTGGCTGCGACCGGGAGCATGGCTGGTTCGTCGAACCGACGACCATCGTTACGACCAACCCGCGTTTCAAGACCATGGAAGAAGAGATCTTCGGGCCCGTGCTGACTATATATGTTTACGAGGACGACCGGCTGGAAGAGACTCTGGCACTGTGTGACAGCACCTCGCCCTACGCGCTAACCGGTTCCGTGTTCGCCAGGGACCGGCAGGCTATCGTCCGCATTTCGGACGCGTTGCGCAACGCCGCCGGAAACTTCTACGTCAACGACAAGCCCACCGGCGCCGTCGTCGGACAGCAGCCCTTCGGCGGGGCGCGGGCGTCGGGGACGAACGACAAGGCGGGCAGCCCGATGAACCTGCTGCGATGGATGAGCGCCCGGACCATCAAGGAAACCATGGTCCCGCCGGCAGACTGGCGTTATCCTTTCATGGACGAGGCTTAA
- a CDS encoding copper-translocating P-type ATPase produces MTDVIYTCPMHPEVRQAHAGSCPVCGMGLELESAAMADDDPNPELVDFTRRFRVGAALTFPLLILTMGPFFGFGGLREAFGARGALWIEVLLGTPVVLWCGWPFLARGWTSFRTMNLNMFSLIAMGVATAWLFSLVAVLAPDLFPEGFRDAEGHVGVYFEAAAVIVTLVLLGQVLELRARESSGRAIRALLDMAARAARVVREDGREEEIPVDEVRPGDRLRVRPGDKVPVDGVVVEGRSSVDESMITGEPIPVEKTAGDALTGATINGTGSLIMEATRIGADTMLSQIVEMVANAQRSRAPIQKYVDKVAGLFVPAVILAAACAFIAWALWGPAPALSYAILASVSVLIIACPCALGLATPMSIMTATGRGAQMGVLIKNAEALERFETVDTLLVDKTGTLTEGKPRLVAVLPETGYDEATVLRLAASLEKGSEHPLAEAIVRGAEDRGVQLGEATDFEAVTGKGAKGRIDGRTVAIGNLKMARDLGLEVEALAERADRRRDHGETVVAVMPDGKLAGLVSVADPVKDSTPDALGALRQLGFRIIMATGDSERTAKAVATRVGIDDIRADVLPEDKARMIQELQAEGRKVAMAGDGVNDAPALAQADVGIAMGTGADAAIETAGITLVRGDLNGIVRARRLARASMRNIRQNLFLAFAYNTAGVPVAGGLLFPVFGILISPMFAAFAMTASSISVVSNALRLRSKRL; encoded by the coding sequence ATGACTGATGTAATCTACACCTGCCCGATGCATCCGGAGGTGCGCCAGGCGCATGCCGGCTCATGCCCGGTCTGCGGCATGGGCCTGGAGCTTGAATCCGCCGCGATGGCCGATGACGATCCGAATCCCGAACTGGTGGATTTCACCCGGCGATTCCGGGTCGGCGCCGCGTTGACATTTCCCCTCCTGATTCTTACGATGGGGCCCTTTTTCGGCTTCGGGGGCCTGCGAGAGGCCTTTGGAGCACGCGGGGCGCTCTGGATCGAGGTGCTGCTGGGCACGCCGGTGGTGCTGTGGTGTGGCTGGCCGTTCCTCGCGCGCGGATGGACGTCGTTTCGCACCATGAACCTCAACATGTTCTCCCTGATTGCGATGGGGGTGGCCACCGCCTGGCTCTTCAGCCTGGTCGCGGTGCTGGCGCCCGACTTGTTCCCGGAAGGCTTCCGCGACGCGGAGGGCCATGTCGGCGTCTATTTCGAAGCGGCGGCGGTGATCGTGACGCTGGTGCTTCTGGGCCAGGTCCTGGAACTTCGCGCCCGCGAGAGCTCCGGCAGGGCAATCCGGGCGCTGCTCGACATGGCGGCCAGGGCCGCGCGCGTGGTCCGCGAGGACGGACGAGAGGAAGAGATCCCGGTTGACGAGGTGCGACCCGGAGACCGGCTGCGGGTGCGGCCGGGTGACAAGGTGCCTGTCGACGGCGTGGTGGTCGAAGGCCGCTCCTCCGTCGACGAGAGCATGATCACCGGTGAGCCGATACCCGTGGAGAAAACGGCGGGCGATGCACTCACGGGCGCAACCATCAACGGTACCGGAAGCCTGATCATGGAGGCCACGCGCATCGGCGCCGACACGATGCTGAGCCAGATCGTCGAGATGGTGGCAAATGCGCAGCGGAGTCGCGCGCCGATCCAGAAGTACGTCGACAAGGTGGCGGGCCTGTTCGTACCGGCGGTGATCCTGGCAGCGGCCTGCGCGTTCATTGCCTGGGCGCTTTGGGGTCCGGCGCCCGCGCTGTCCTACGCGATACTTGCGTCGGTTTCGGTTCTGATCATCGCCTGCCCGTGCGCGCTGGGTCTCGCAACGCCCATGTCGATCATGACGGCGACGGGGCGCGGCGCACAGATGGGCGTGCTGATCAAGAACGCCGAAGCGCTCGAGCGGTTTGAAACGGTCGACACGCTGCTCGTCGACAAGACGGGCACGTTGACGGAGGGAAAACCCCGGCTGGTGGCCGTCCTGCCCGAGACCGGATACGACGAAGCCACGGTACTGAGGCTGGCCGCGTCCCTGGAAAAGGGTTCCGAGCATCCCCTGGCCGAGGCCATCGTGCGCGGAGCCGAAGACCGTGGCGTCCAGCTGGGCGAGGCGACGGACTTCGAAGCCGTGACCGGCAAGGGCGCCAAAGGCAGGATCGACGGCAGGACGGTCGCGATCGGCAACTTGAAAATGGCGCGCGACCTCGGCCTGGAGGTCGAAGCGCTGGCCGAACGGGCCGATCGCCGGCGTGACCATGGCGAAACGGTGGTGGCCGTCATGCCGGACGGCAAGCTCGCGGGCCTCGTGAGCGTCGCCGATCCGGTAAAGGACTCCACGCCTGACGCGCTCGGTGCCCTTCGTCAACTCGGTTTTCGCATCATCATGGCCACGGGCGACAGCGAGCGCACGGCGAAGGCCGTGGCAACCCGCGTCGGCATCGATGACATTCGCGCCGATGTGCTGCCCGAGGACAAGGCCCGCATGATCCAGGAACTGCAGGCCGAGGGGCGGAAGGTCGCCATGGCGGGAGACGGGGTCAACGACGCGCCCGCCCTCGCCCAGGCTGATGTCGGGATCGCCATGGGCACGGGCGCCGACGCGGCCATCGAGACCGCCGGCATCACGCTGGTCAGAGGCGACCTTAACGGCATCGTCCGTGCCCGGCGGCTCGCGCGCGCCAGCATGCGCAACATTCGCCAGAACCTGTTCCTGGCCTTTGCCTATAACACCGCTGGCGTACCGGTGGCCGGTGGATTGC
- a CDS encoding 2Fe-2S iron-sulfur cluster-binding protein, whose translation MPKLTVNGVENEVDSGQRLVLAIEGTGVNIGHRCGGNAKCTTCRVTFVSGEPDTMTEAERDVLTEKGALGEVRLSCQIICDHDMSVEPGFLLENEEEWTDTGPTPETSITPDPVWTDKP comes from the coding sequence ATGCCGAAACTCACCGTCAACGGAGTGGAGAACGAGGTCGATTCGGGGCAACGTCTCGTACTGGCCATCGAGGGAACCGGCGTTAACATCGGCCACCGCTGCGGCGGGAACGCCAAGTGTACGACCTGTCGCGTGACGTTCGTATCGGGCGAGCCGGACACCATGACCGAAGCCGAACGCGACGTGCTGACCGAGAAGGGCGCCCTCGGCGAGGTGCGGCTGTCCTGCCAGATCATCTGCGATCACGACATGTCCGTCGAGCCGGGATTCCTGCTGGAGAACGAGGAAGAGTGGACCGACACAGGGCCGACGCCGGAGACGAGTATCACACCCGACCCGGTCTGGACCGACAAGCCCTAG
- a CDS encoding NAD-dependent epimerase/dehydratase family protein, producing MSEARPLKVHVTGAYGLIGNLTYRHLSAKDEYEVYGSGRRTASSDRIDDEDLLRIPDDRFFLADLTDRDAVSRALTGMDAVIHLGAVPDPGASFETILESNIRGTYNVLEVCREEGIRRLIYASSVMASWGYGQFSEPYVSLNEGRLEGLPDPMPIVKVTDPPRPTEPYSASKVWGEGICRTYHDAHGFSVVCLRIGWVNKQNEATEPFLRSVWCSQADITQIIELALKATENSVYEVCFAVTDGPHRWVDLEHTRNRLGHEF from the coding sequence ATGAGTGAAGCACGACCCTTAAAGGTACATGTAACCGGAGCGTACGGACTGATCGGCAACCTGACGTACCGCCATCTGAGCGCGAAGGATGAGTACGAAGTCTACGGGAGCGGCCGGCGGACCGCCTCATCGGACCGCATCGACGATGAGGATCTCCTGCGAATCCCCGATGACCGTTTCTTTCTTGCCGACCTGACCGACCGGGACGCCGTGTCGAGGGCCCTTACCGGCATGGACGCGGTGATCCATCTCGGCGCGGTTCCCGATCCCGGGGCGTCCTTCGAGACCATTCTGGAGAGCAACATCCGGGGCACCTACAACGTGCTGGAAGTCTGCAGGGAGGAGGGCATCAGGCGCCTGATCTACGCGAGCTCCGTCATGGCGAGTTGGGGCTACGGCCAGTTCTCCGAACCCTACGTGTCCCTCAACGAGGGCCGCCTCGAGGGGCTGCCCGATCCCATGCCCATCGTGAAGGTCACCGACCCGCCCCGGCCCACGGAACCCTATTCGGCCAGCAAAGTGTGGGGCGAAGGCATCTGCCGCACCTACCACGACGCCCATGGTTTTTCCGTCGTCTGCCTCCGCATCGGCTGGGTCAACAAGCAGAACGAGGCCACCGAGCCGTTCCTGCGGTCGGTATGGTGCAGCCAGGCGGACATCACGCAGATCATAGAACTGGCTCTGAAGGCCACGGAGAATTCGGTCTACGAGGTCTGCTTCGCCGTGACCGACGGCCCGCACCGCTGGGTGGACCTGGAGCATACGCGGAATCGGCTGGGTCACGAGTTTTAA